The Lates calcarifer isolate ASB-BC8 linkage group LG6, TLL_Latcal_v3, whole genome shotgun sequence genome includes a region encoding these proteins:
- the csrnp2 gene encoding LOW QUALITY PROTEIN: cysteine/serine-rich nuclear protein 2 (The sequence of the model RefSeq protein was modified relative to this genomic sequence to represent the inferred CDS: deleted 1 base in 1 codon), with translation MEAGSSLSLKRRYEEVDNSSPFSTPKDSDDDISSSDSADSCDSLNPPSSTAFTPTSILRQHKPSPGGKRVRFDVVTVYYFPRRQGFTSVPSQGGSSLGMARHHSSIRHYTLGEFAREQETSHRHTLRQHLRQEKLNARKMKLTRNGTVECAQADLLTLEDVSDEDLDVDGVEVDDCFFLQPLPTKRRRALLRASGIARIDAREKAELRAIRLSREECGCDCRLYCDPRHCGCSQAGIKCQVDRMSFPCGCSRDGCGNVAGRIEFNPLRVRTHYLHTIMKLDLEKRRMLIPGDGDQYTESDPMSSPTSTCPTSPDLSSVTGVDSELEESEVQTVVEVQDLLAEQDILERENETAVLHLQSAEEQERREREEAEGEAVQQELDAEGLTEQPLCLLPSALGGELPEQAEVPGVEQVLLQGPFPTGATVLCITDNQEESPSDLLRDSTSLLYYQLSPIQPGAFETLPRAEEAEQEERLVKEQDTGGGKCVEGKQGEGGGEEMKDDKADKITCRQSLGKPLTNAILCSDECVAAVEEKPSSCQQSLSEEQCRGESCLGEEVDPLPPEV, from the exons ATGGAGGCAGGTTCGTCCCTCAGCCTCAAACGACGATATGAAGAGGTGGACAACAGCTCTCCATTCTCTACACCTAAGGACTCGGACGATGACATATCCAGTAGTGACAGCGCTGACAGCTGTGACAGCCTCAACCCTCCTTCCAGCACTGCATTTACCC CCACCTCCATCCTCAGACAGCACAAGCCGTCACCGGGTGGGAAGCGGGTGCGTTTCGACGTGGTGACGGTGTATTACTTCCCCCGGCGGCAGGGCTTCACCAGCGTGCCCAGCCAAGGGGGCAGCTCCCTGGGCATGGCCCGTCACCACTCCTCCATCAGACACTACACGCTGGGCGAGTTTGCACGTGAACAGGAAACCAGCCACAGGCACACTTTACGCCAGCACCTGCGCCAAGAGAAGCTCAACGCCCGCAAGATGAAG CTGACGAGGAACGGCACAGTGGAGTGTGCTCAGGCCGACCTGCTGACCCTCGAGGACGTATCAGACGAGGACCTCGATGTGGACGGGGTGGAGGTGGACGACTGTTTCTTCCTCCAGCCGCTGCCCACGAAGCGGCGTCGGGCCCTCCTGCGAGCCTCCGGCATCGCCCGCATAGATGCACGGGAGAAAGCCGAGCTCAGAGCCATCCGCCTCTCGCGGGAGGAATGTGGCTGCGACTGCCGTTTGTACTGCGACCCCCGACACTGCGGCTGCAGCCAGGCTGGCATCAAGTGCCAG GTGGATCGAATGTCTTTCCCGTGTGGCTGCTCTAGGGATGGCTGCGGCAACGTAGCAGGTCGTATCGAGTTCAACCCTCTACGTGTGAGAACTCACTACCTGCACACCATCATGAAGCTGGAcctggagaagaggaggatgctCATTCCAGGGGAC GGGGACCAGTACACTGAATCTGACCCAATGTCCTCCCCCACTTCCACTTGCCCTACTTCCCCGGACCTGTCCTCTGTCACTGGTGTGGACTCTGAGCTAGAGGAGAGCGAGGTGCAGACAGTCGTGGAGGTTCAGGATCTCCTGGCGGAGCAGGACATACTGGAGCGAGAGAACGAGACAGCTGTATTGCACCTGCAGAGTgcggaggagcaggagaggagggagagagaggaggccgAAGGCGAAGCAGTGCAGCAGGAGCTGGATGCCGAAGGTCTCACAGAGCAGCCTCTCTGCCTTCTGCCCAGTGCTTTGGGAGGGGAGCTGCCCGAGCAGGCAGAAGTGCCGGGTGTGGAGCAGGTTCTCCTGCAGGGGCCATTCCCCACCGGGGCCACCGTGTTGTGCATCACTGACAACCAGGAGGAGAGCCCCTCTGACCTTCTCAGAGACTCCACTTCTCTGCTCTACTATCAGCTGAGTCCCATACAGCCTGGAGCCTTTGAGACCCTGCccagagcagaggaggctgaGCAGGAGGAGCGCTTGGTGAAAGAACAAGATACAGGAGGAGGCAAGTGTGTGGAGGGGAaacaaggagaaggaggaggagaggagatgaaggatgATAAGGCTGACAAGATCACCTGCAGGCAGAGTTTGGGCAAGCCTTTGACCAATGCGATTCTGTGCTCAGACGAATGCgtggcagcagtggaggagaagCCCTCGAGTTGTCAGCAGAGCCTCTCTGAAGAGCAGTGCCGAGGGGAGTCCTGCCTGGGAGAAGAAGTAGATCCACTGCCTCCTGAAGTTTAA